The stretch of DNA AAACGAAAAACATTTGTCTGTTGAACGAGAGATGAAACGGTTTAGTGCGGCAATTCGCCCAATAAGCCTTTGTACTTCGCGTGTATTCCGTGGTGAGGGGAGATTGATGATAGCCGAAATCTGTTTCGGATTAGCTTCTATGCCACGTTTCGTGACGAGGTATCCCAAGAATTCCCCGGAAGTAACCCCAAATGTGCATTTTGCCGGATTTAGCTTCATGATGTACTTGTTGAGTATCTCGAAACATTGTTTTAGGTGTGCGATGTGGTCTGCGGCCTGAGCTGATTTGACGAGCATATAATCAATGTAGACTTCCATCGTTCTCCCTAGCTGACTTGCGAACATCCGGTTCACTAATCGCTGATAAGTTGCACCCGCGTTTTTTAGTCCGAAGGGCATGACTCTGTAGCAGAAGGTACCCTGTTCAGTAATGAACGCAGTTTTCTCGCGATCATCTTTGTGCAAAATAATCTGGTTGTAGCCTGAGAACGCGTCCATGCGCGAAAGAGGAAAACTATCTTTCTCGCGTTTCCTGCTGTTGCTTCGACGAGCTGATCAATGCGCGGAAGAGAAAAACTGTCTTTCGGGCAAGCTTTGTTGAGGTCTGTAAAGTCGATGCAGACTCTCCGTGTACcgttcttcttcttaacgacGATGGGGTTACTCAGCCAATCTGGGTAACGCACTTCTGTAATTGATCCCGCATCTAGTAGCTTCCGTACCTCGTCATTGACCGCGGTTGTGCGTTCTGCTCCAAGCTTTCGACGCTTTTGCTTGACGGGCTTGTAAGTCGGGTCAACGTTGAGCTCGTGGCTGGTAATGCTTGGATCGATCCCGGTCATATGATCTATCGTCCATGCGAATGTGGTTGCGTTTTTGCGCAAAAACTGGACGAGCTCGTCTCGCAGAGCCATTGGTAACTCGGCGCCTATTCCCACGCAGCGTTTGGGATCGGACAAATCGATGTTGACTTGGATTACAGACTCCTTAGGAGGAGGTGTGCATGGGTCTCGCGGTGGATTTTATTCAGCAATTACGAAAGCCCTTGTGTTCCGcatctttttctcaatgatAAAACAGGTCCGTGCCATTAGAGGGTCTCCGCACAGCGTATAAATTCCGTATGCATTCGGGAACTTAACACATTGATGATATGTAGAAGCAACAGCGCGCATCTTGTGGAGCCATGGTGTTCCCAGAATGACATTGTAGACGATGGGTTTGTCTACAATTGCGAAGTTGAAGCACTGCATTGTCCTGCCGACGTAGATTGGAAGCATTATAGTTCCGACAGTCATGATGGTGTCTCCATTGAATCCCGTCAAAGGCTGCGTTTCATGGACTGTGTTGCGCAGATCAATCTCTATCTGGATCAGTACATCCTTAAATATCACGTTGACCGAGCTTCCGATGTCAATAAGGATTCTCGTCACTGAACTTTCTCCGATTACCATTTTTACGACAAGTGGGTCATTGTTTGGACTAGCGTTGCGCGCGTCTTCTTCAGTAAACGTAATTGGTGCGGTGGATGTCTTGAACATGTTGCTGTGAGAAGGCATGTTgcgctttgtttctgtttcgcGACAGTAGGCTTGGATTGATCTAACAGAATCGCGGCATGTTGACAAGCCGCCCATAATCATGTTGATCCTTCGGCGAGGAGCTGGTGGTTCATCGTGCTCTTCTGCTTCGTGATTCCGTTTGGGGGGAGGAGGTAAGCGAGCGACTTCCCGTTCTCGGTCATTTTGTGCCCATGCTCGGTCATCCTGTGCGACAGCTTCCTCTTCGCGCCGTCTATCGTGATGCTGTTCGTCTCTTAGGCAATACTGGTTATCTTTGTGTGTGACAACTTTTCTCCGCTCCCGTTCTACATCGACGTCACCTTTTTTGTACTTATTCAGAAGCAGCATTTGAAGTGTTTTGCATTCCTCAGTCGAATGTCCGTTGAACCTGTGGAACTCGCAGTACGGTCGCTTGCCTTTGAAGTCGGGATTATCGGATTCGCGGTTCCATTTGTTCCAAGACTTGTTCGGTTGTTCTTTTCCATCAATAGCAAACATCGTCGCTTTTCTTCCTTTCTC from Camelina sativa cultivar DH55 chromosome 9, Cs, whole genome shotgun sequence encodes:
- the LOC104714952 gene encoding uncharacterized protein LOC104714952, which gives rise to MFAIDGKEQPNKSWNKWNRESDNPDFKGKRPYCEFHRFNGHSTEECKTLQMLLLNKYKKGDVDVERERRKVVTHKDNQYCLRDEQHHDRRREEEAVAQDDRAWAQNDREREVARLPPPPKRNHEAEEHDEPPAPRRRINMIMGGLSTCRDSVRSIQAYCRETETKRNMPSHSNMFKTSTAPITFTEEDARNASPNNDPLVVKMVIGESSVTRILIDIGSSVNVIFKDVLIQIEIDLRNTVHETQPLTGFNGDTIMTVGTIMLPIYVGRTMQCFNFAIVDKPIVYNVILGTPWLHKMRAVASTYHQCVKFPNAYGIYTLCGDPLMARTCFIIEKKMRNTRAFVIAE